One genomic window of Leptospira paudalimensis includes the following:
- a CDS encoding glycosyltransferase family 2 protein gives MQNEEENNILCIIPARDEEESIEQALSGLLQNSGLSSKNFLVVNNASKDGTFSIVNRMGIKVLDCPQIGYGNACLLALDWIHKNKCQPEYILFCDADGSDDPNDIQTLIKTIRESNSDLVIGSRTLGNAEMGSLSPIQIFGNALTCFLIRIFFWRHYTDMGPLRIIRYQSLLILGMKDTTWGWNIEMHIKALQKNMNVIEIPVQYRKRIAGVSKISGTLSMSLRVGSKILYTFFKLLFFGK, from the coding sequence ATGCAGAACGAAGAGGAGAATAATATACTTTGTATCATTCCAGCAAGGGATGAAGAAGAAAGCATCGAACAGGCATTAAGTGGCCTACTTCAAAATTCAGGTTTATCATCGAAAAATTTTCTTGTTGTGAACAATGCCTCAAAGGATGGGACGTTCTCCATTGTCAATCGAATGGGTATCAAAGTTTTGGACTGTCCTCAAATAGGTTACGGAAATGCATGCCTTCTCGCATTAGATTGGATTCACAAAAATAAATGCCAACCTGAATATATCCTTTTTTGTGATGCAGATGGATCAGATGATCCAAATGACATCCAAACACTCATTAAGACAATTCGCGAATCAAATTCTGATTTAGTAATCGGTTCTAGGACACTAGGAAATGCAGAAATGGGATCACTTTCTCCCATTCAAATCTTTGGTAATGCTTTAACGTGTTTCCTTATCCGAATTTTTTTTTGGAGGCATTATACAGATATGGGACCTCTTAGGATCATCAGATACCAATCTTTATTGATTCTTGGAATGAAAGATACAACCTGGGGATGGAACATTGAGATGCATATTAAGGCATTACAAAAAAATATGAATGTGATTGAAATCCCTGTTCAATACCGAAAGAGGATTGCTGGAGTTTCCAAAATTTCAGGTACTCTCTCTATGTCACTTCGAGTTGGGAGTAAAATTCTTTATACATTTTTTAAATTACTTTTTTTTGGTAAATGA
- a CDS encoding TIGR04282 family arsenosugar biosynthesis glycosyltransferase, whose translation MKTRLAKTLGDKTTLDIYKKLLHITEDITTKLNISKTVYWDQIPNQTNSYFKNGYSFKVQSQGDLGKKMQDAFREEFGESFKKILIIGTDCPYLTEAIFQDAFLALENSDIVIGPAKDGGYYLLGMNELYPSLFEEIPWSTELVFALTIKKSKELNLSVSILPELNDIDTEKDWLEWEEKINQ comes from the coding sequence GTGAAAACTCGTTTAGCAAAGACACTCGGCGATAAAACTACTTTAGATATCTATAAGAAATTATTACACATCACAGAGGACATCACTACGAAACTAAACATTTCGAAGACTGTTTATTGGGACCAAATACCAAATCAAACAAATTCCTATTTTAAGAATGGGTATTCTTTTAAAGTACAATCCCAAGGTGACCTGGGTAAAAAAATGCAGGATGCTTTTCGGGAAGAATTTGGTGAGTCTTTTAAAAAAATTTTGATTATTGGAACAGATTGTCCCTATTTAACGGAAGCAATTTTTCAGGATGCATTTCTTGCATTAGAAAATTCGGATATTGTCATTGGTCCAGCAAAAGACGGAGGATACTATTTATTAGGTATGAATGAATTATATCCTTCTCTGTTTGAGGAGATTCCATGGAGTACGGAACTTGTATTCGCTTTAACCATTAAAAAAAGTAAGGAACTTAACCTAAGTGTCTCAATTTTACCCGAATTAAATGATATCGATACTGAGAAAGATTGGTTAGAATGGGAAGAGAAAATTAACCAATAG
- a CDS encoding OmpA family protein has product MHLLKTNKVLVCILLTYTVQYLSLPFPDLIAEEGVIFENPYKKTEKQTDVTQFTIYFSKKSNLIPKQDQVRLQSVADFLFKNRNYEILISAHAVEGKTNKENVLISEKRSLEVERFLLIHSVEPNQIRRLFYGNSKSPNQTKEHEALNRRVEILLQPIG; this is encoded by the coding sequence ATGCATCTTCTTAAAACCAACAAAGTACTAGTCTGCATTTTGTTAACTTACACTGTTCAATATTTATCTTTGCCATTCCCAGATTTGATAGCAGAAGAAGGTGTCATTTTCGAAAACCCATATAAAAAAACCGAAAAACAAACAGACGTTACTCAATTCACAATTTATTTTTCAAAAAAATCCAATTTAATTCCTAAACAAGACCAAGTTCGACTACAATCAGTCGCAGATTTTTTATTCAAAAATCGAAACTATGAGATTTTGATCAGTGCCCATGCAGTGGAAGGAAAAACAAACAAAGAGAATGTATTGATCAGTGAAAAACGATCATTAGAAGTGGAACGTTTTTTACTCATCCACTCTGTTGAACCTAACCAAATTAGGCGACTTTTCTATGGAAACTCCAAATCTCCAAACCAAACAAAAGAACATGAAGCTCTGAATCGAAGAGTTGAAATTTTACTACAACCTATTGGTTAA
- the lpxD gene encoding UDP-3-O-(3-hydroxymyristoyl)glucosamine N-acyltransferase — protein MKLKELAERLNAKFTGNGDLEVNGIKDLEHHTAVDPNSIYYVASKKYLNKHQKASDVQIALTIDSLASSFPNAIIVPEEGSKVKFIQVISLFEKKPMIQSSVSSKASIHPTAKIGKNVTIMDFVVIQENVVVGDNVVLFPNVVLEPNVEVGDESVIKSGVVIYYNCKIGKRNLIHSNTVIGADGFGFYDYAGVRYKVPQIGNVIIGDDVEMGAHCTVDRAALESTTIGNFTKFDDHVHVGHNCRVGNYVYIAGATVLAGSVTIEDGCFLAGQSAVAEHLTMKKGSILLGLSGLTEDSKEKTAYFGIPARPALEMHRIHTSLPLLPELVKDYAKRKNSEK, from the coding sequence ATGAAACTGAAAGAGTTAGCAGAACGTTTAAATGCAAAATTCACTGGTAATGGTGATTTGGAAGTGAATGGCATAAAAGACTTAGAGCATCATACAGCAGTTGATCCGAATAGCATCTATTATGTGGCCTCAAAAAAGTATTTAAATAAACATCAAAAAGCAAGTGATGTTCAAATTGCTCTGACAATTGATTCATTAGCATCATCCTTTCCCAACGCTATCATTGTTCCCGAAGAAGGTAGCAAAGTAAAATTCATTCAAGTGATTTCTTTATTTGAAAAGAAGCCGATGATTCAATCTTCTGTTTCTAGTAAAGCAAGTATCCATCCCACTGCTAAGATCGGTAAAAATGTAACTATCATGGATTTTGTTGTCATCCAAGAGAATGTAGTTGTTGGAGATAACGTGGTATTATTTCCGAATGTTGTATTAGAACCAAATGTAGAAGTTGGAGATGAATCAGTAATCAAATCTGGTGTTGTCATTTATTATAATTGTAAAATAGGAAAAAGAAATTTGATCCATTCGAATACTGTGATAGGTGCCGATGGATTTGGGTTTTATGATTATGCAGGTGTTCGTTACAAAGTACCTCAAATAGGAAATGTGATTATTGGTGATGATGTGGAGATGGGTGCACACTGTACGGTAGATAGGGCTGCCTTAGAATCAACAACCATAGGTAATTTTACAAAATTTGATGACCATGTTCACGTTGGTCATAATTGCCGTGTTGGTAATTATGTTTATATTGCGGGTGCAACAGTTCTAGCAGGATCGGTTACGATCGAAGATGGATGTTTTTTAGCAGGACAATCTGCTGTCGCAGAACACCTAACGATGAAAAAAGGATCTATTCTTTTGGGTTTATCTGGACTAACGGAAGACTCAAAGGAAAAAACTGCGTATTTCGGAATCCCTGCAAGGCCTGCGCTTGAAATGCATAGAATCCATACTTCATTGCCTTTATTACCAGAACTAGTAAAAGACTATGCTAAACGAAAAAACTCTGAAAAGTAA
- a CDS encoding SRPBCC family protein yields MIETKVDTIIQKPVAEVFAYVRNMENQIFYNKSIHEAKATNQDATEYKIQIDLGIFKLNETYKINEIVENKLIVASCTANGMNFTDRYEFSENGSFCSISVSDKMELKGLFQLSEGLVKMNLKSQMIENLQSLKKILES; encoded by the coding sequence ATGATAGAAACAAAAGTAGACACAATCATTCAGAAACCGGTTGCAGAAGTATTTGCATATGTTCGCAACATGGAAAATCAAATTTTTTATAACAAAAGCATACACGAAGCCAAAGCAACGAACCAAGACGCCACAGAATACAAAATCCAAATCGATTTGGGAATTTTTAAATTAAACGAAACTTATAAAATCAACGAAATAGTGGAAAACAAATTGATTGTTGCAAGTTGCACAGCAAATGGAATGAATTTCACTGATCGATATGAATTTTCTGAGAATGGTTCATTTTGTTCCATCAGCGTTTCTGACAAAATGGAACTGAAAGGCCTCTTCCAATTGAGTGAAGGCCTTGTGAAAATGAATCTTAAATCACAAATGATTGAGAATCTACAGTCTTTAAAAAAGATTTTAGAATCTTAA
- a CDS encoding arsenate reductase family protein, protein MNLQIFGTKKCKDSKKAQLFFQERRIPFQFINLQEKEMSKGELRSILGSVSLDDLIDTESKVYEDKNLKYMLYDKEEALLTNPLLFKTPIVRDGKKATIGFVPDIWKQWIIDSKK, encoded by the coding sequence ATGAACCTCCAGATCTTCGGCACAAAAAAATGCAAAGATTCTAAAAAGGCACAACTCTTCTTTCAGGAGAGACGTATTCCTTTTCAATTTATCAACTTACAAGAAAAAGAAATGAGCAAAGGGGAACTCAGATCCATTCTTGGAAGTGTCAGCTTGGATGATTTGATCGATACCGAATCTAAAGTTTACGAAGATAAAAACTTAAAATACATGTTATACGATAAGGAAGAGGCATTATTAACAAATCCCCTTCTGTTTAAAACCCCCATTGTTAGAGATGGTAAAAAAGCTACAATTGGATTTGTTCCTGATATTTGGAAACAGTGGATTATTGATTCCAAAAAATAA
- a CDS encoding LIC_11366 family protein, giving the protein MSRCIVILSFPVFLISILTSGGLTAEPSGIEVGMRYGAGERIPGRFDGDLRQFSSTFNPLVFSDVNLKGGKTTNLYEGFVRFLLDSRNRVGFYVGRNDWQILQLTEVTSDLYYTKLNSEIYSYHVLGMYHFSMPIMRNWEWENGVGMGFTSADWNIRGYSIGEPLPNTQYFNQRGRLRGSGLVYRVETAINRRLYENTFFQIGIGYHHIAIDKFSGNYNGETSSFYIRADGRVGVIDDTRIIDATVSTAQTFRRLDMNTGAWTLYFSAFQRFLD; this is encoded by the coding sequence ATGTCAAGATGTATTGTAATCCTTTCGTTTCCTGTTTTTCTAATTTCCATTCTGACAAGTGGGGGCCTTACAGCAGAACCTTCTGGAATTGAAGTGGGGATGCGATATGGTGCTGGAGAAAGAATCCCTGGAAGGTTCGATGGTGACTTAAGACAATTTTCATCCACGTTTAACCCTCTTGTTTTTTCCGATGTAAACCTCAAAGGTGGGAAAACAACCAATCTATATGAAGGATTTGTAAGATTTTTATTAGATTCAAGAAATCGAGTTGGTTTTTATGTCGGGAGAAATGATTGGCAAATCCTACAACTAACCGAAGTTACAAGTGATTTATACTACACAAAATTGAATTCCGAAATTTATTCCTATCATGTCCTTGGGATGTATCATTTTTCTATGCCGATCATGCGAAATTGGGAGTGGGAAAATGGAGTGGGAATGGGCTTTACTTCTGCTGATTGGAATATTCGTGGGTATTCCATTGGAGAACCACTTCCCAATACACAATATTTTAACCAAAGAGGTAGGCTCAGAGGGAGTGGACTTGTTTATCGCGTTGAAACTGCCATCAATCGCAGGTTATACGAAAATACTTTTTTCCAGATTGGAATTGGATACCATCACATCGCAATTGATAAATTTAGTGGGAATTATAACGGAGAAACTTCAAGTTTTTACATTCGGGCAGATGGTCGAGTGGGAGTCATTGATGATACAAGAATTATTGATGCGACTGTGAGCACTGCACAAACATTTCGGCGGTTAGATATGAACACAGGTGCATGGACATTGTATTTTTCAGCCTTCCAAAGGTTTTTGGATTGA